The sequence GTTCTTTTCTATTGAGTTCCCTCAATTTATTTATACCATTTGTAAATAGCTCTGCCAGAACCTCTATACCACGGTGCCTTTGATAGCTTTTAAGGAGACTAAACCCCATCTTGTACCTGACATTAATATTTGAAGGAGATAAAAACATTGCCTTTTTGTAAAAATCAGATGCTTCTGCAAAGCGGTTGTTCTTAAATAATAGGTTACCGGTCCTTATGTATGGTTCAACTTTTTGTGGTTCGTCCTTTATTGCTTCTTTATAGTAATCATCAGCGTAGAAAAGGGGACTGTTTCGACGCCTAAATTCAGGAGAAAGTGATGGTCTGTGTCTCTCAAATAAATTGCCAATGAGAAAAAAAAGTCTTGCAAATGAAAATTCTTTCTCTGTAGTCTTTTTTGCTCTCTCCTTCACATTGAAGTCCTTTAAGATAAGCCCTTTTAGCCTCATCTCTCAATTCCCTTTCATAGTAGAGATTTCCAAGCGAGATGTATGCGTGGGAATCTTCGGGCTTCAATTTTATAGCCTTTTTATAGCTTTTTTCTGCTTTGTAAAATTCCCTCAGTTGTGTATATAGTCTACCAAGTAGAATATGAGTATTGTGATTATTCGGGTTTATTTTGATGTAATTATAAAGAAGCTTCGCAGCTATCGTAAGTGTTGGTTTAGATTCTTGTTCCCACTTCTGGCTGAGCAAAAGCGCAGTATTACCGAAGTGGTAGTAGACTCTGTTTTTTCTTTTCTTTTTGGGAGTTTTTTCCACAATAGAGAGCAATTTCTCAGCTCGATGATACATAGTGTGGTACCTTATCACTTCTTCATAACCTCGGTTTGCAATCTCTCCACGTTTATCTTCATGAGTTAAATAATATTCTGCAAGCTCTATAAAGTTATTAGGTTTATATGTTACTAAATGATATCTGTCCTTGAATAGGTCTAAAAGACCGTTTGTAATGTACTCAGATAAAAGCATCCTACCACAAGCCATAACCTGAAATACTCTAGTATTGACACCGTTAGAAAAACTCTCATTTAAACCAATTTTTGACTTACTGGACACTGCTACAGCTTCCTCTGGAGAAATTCTTTTCTCTCCTATATTTGGTTTATGCATTACATCAAACCTTCTCTTTAGTTCATTTAATATTGCAATTCTCTTGAGACGAAAACGCCTACTCGTAATTCCAACAAACACAATATCGTAGATTCTCTCTTCCTTGTACGGCTTATATATCTCAATATCAACACCACGGGGTAACTAATGAGCATTAAATCCCATTTTTAAAAATCTTAAGGCACAATCCTTCTGGTCTACAAGTGTAAGGTCAAAAGAGTGTGCGTACTCCTTTTGCCAATAAAAATTAATAGGAGTATCTATAGTATACCAGACACTCAGTGCCGATGCCTCATGTATATCATATCATATGGAGGAAATGGGAAGCTCATTGAGGTAAAAAGAATAAAATCGGGACTCTCTCCAATACTTCCTAAAACTTCCCTTATTGAAAAATCTGCTTGTGTGGTGGGTGTATTTATTACAGTATGACCCATTTTTCTAAGTTCCTTATCAAAATATGGTTTACCTAGGGAAAGGATAAACATCTTAAAATAGCTCCTCGGTAATTTTTTCTATCCAACCTTTACCTAATTCAATCATATAACACTCTGTTTCTTTCACAAGGTCAAAAATAAAATCAAATCTCTTTCTATCATCCGGGTAGAACAGTCTTGTTGAAGAGAAATTCATTTTATCTCCAAATATTCTGCAGAGTGTATCCTTTTTCCCTATGCTCTTGACTTTTAATCCTTGGCATTTAGAAAAACAAGGTAAGAGTATTTTGTGTAAAATACTCTTACCTAAAGTAGGAAAAACCTCATTTAGTTTTATAGTATAATTCTTGACAAAAGGATTCAATTCAGGATAAAGACGCAGGAGCTCGTAATCTGCATGAGATGGCCAATAACATGAGAATAGCTCCCACTTTCCTCTTTCCTTTTTCAATAGTACCATATCATCATCTAAAAAACTAAACCCTTTTCTAAGTAGTGAAATACAGAGGGTAGTCTTTCCACTCCCACTAGGTCCTACTAATAGGTATCCACGCCCATCTCTTGATACTGCCGCAGAATGTAGGGGAATATAACCTCGACAGCCAAGTGAGAATGATATTCCTTGTGAGAGCGCTCTATTGCACAGAAATTGCTTTTCGCGTGCATTCCTCTTTATATAAACTGTCTCTGTTAATCTATGCTCATCATAGACAATAAACATCTCATCATCCCATTTTTGTAGGTAAATATTCCCGTCTTTATATGTTACAAAATTGAACAGCTTCTCTGGTGGGCTTGAAGGAAAATGTCTTACACTTGTTTTAGATAAAAGAAACTGTCCCCTTAATTTAGGAAACTTATTTGAGTAGAGATATGTAACTACAATACTATCATCTATAGAGCCAAGGATAGGAATATTCAATGAACTGAGTAGTTCTCTATTGTTTAATATTAACTTTAGATGAGGCTTTTCAATAATAATCATGTCTTCATACTTTTTATAACAGCCTCATCCTCAAGCTTTCTAAACTCTTGAGTGAACTTACAGAAAGTTTTAGGTGCTCTACAGTAATCCCTGTTCTCTATATAAGCCATGGCAGGACACCTTGTACAGAATTTTAAGTATTTACAAGAACGACAATCTATTAAGTCATTAAGAGTCAAATTTCTAAGTCTTAAAAATACCTCTGAGTAATTCCATATCTCACCAAGCGATTTTTCATAGATGTTACCTGCCTCCAGTGGAAAGTTAGGACAGGGAAGGACTCGTCCATCTGGACAAATAGTACATCCTGTAACACCAGCAGAACATAGCATGCCATAGTTATAATACTTGAGGGGTTCTATAGAGAACGTTTCTACAAACTTTATATTAGGATTTTTGGCAATCTGATATATGTCTGAAGTCGGAATCTGGTACTCTATCGGGCTCATGTCGTAATTTCTTTTCCCACTTATAATGGCAGCGAATATTAGCTTGAGATATGGCATTCCGTTGAACATACTTCTTACTTTAGG is a genomic window of bacterium containing:
- a CDS encoding radical SAM protein — its product is MKRYPLIRLLIEVTQNCNLRCRYCFLENYRGVLKKARLIKLMDEAAELGTLFLKISGGEPFMRSDCLDIIEEARNRGFAVRLGTNGTLITDDIAGRLAQLNVYGVELTLYGASDDTYVSFTGVRAFSKVMAGIQNLSSRGVKTTVKFPITKINYHEVPKVRSMFNGMPYLKLIFAAIISGKRNYDMSPIEYQIPTSDIYQIAKNPNIKFVETFSIEPLKYYNYGMLCSAGVTGCTICPDGRVLPCPNFPLEAGNIYEKSLGEIWNYSEVFLRLRNLTLNDLIDCRSCKYLKFCTRCPAMAYIENRDYCRAPKTFCKFTQEFRKLEDEAVIKSMKT
- a CDS encoding glycosyltransferase, which codes for MFVGITSRRFRLKRIAILNELKRRFDVMHKPNIGEKRISPEEAVAVSSKSKIGLNESFSNGVNTRVFQVMACGRMLLSEYITNGLLDLFKDRYHLVTYKPNNFIELAEYYLTHEDKRGEIANRGYEEVIRYHTMYHRAEKLLSIVEKTPKKKRKNRVYYHFGNTALLLSQKWEQESKPTLTIAAKLLYNYIKINPNNHNTHILLGRLYTQLREFYKAEKSYKKAIKLKPEDSHAYISLGNLYYERELRDEAKRAYLKGLQCEGESKKDYRERIFICKTFFSHWQFI